Proteins found in one Falco rusticolus isolate bFalRus1 chromosome W, bFalRus1.pri, whole genome shotgun sequence genomic segment:
- the LOC119140626 gene encoding E3 ubiquitin-protein ligase RNF165-like isoform X1, with protein MVLVHVGYLVLPVFGSVRNRGAPFQRSQHPHATSCRHFHLGPQPQLSTDFTLPHAVQPQPGLTPHMAPMHQHSGPLHQPLAPVPALPFQDVAGPSFLPQALHQQYLLQQQLLEAQHRRLMPHPRRAQERMSVHPHRLHPSFDFSHQLQTPQPMGPQPRYLAEGTDWDLSVDAGLTHTQFQVQPVPQPYQHYLATPRMHHFPRSTSSTQIVVHEIRNYPYPQLQLLALHGLNPSRHTSAVRESYEELLQLEDRLGSVSRGTVQNTIERFTFPHKYKKRRPQEGKAEREDGEESDTDEKCTICLSMLEDGEDVRRLPCMHLFHQVCVDQWLATSKKCPICRVDIETQLGSDS; from the exons GTGCTCCTTTTCAAAGGTCTCAGCATCCCCATGCTACCTCCTGCCGGCACTTCCACCTGGGTCCCCAGCCTCAGCTCTCCACCGACTTCACCCTGCCTCACGCAGTGCAGCCCCAGCCGGGGCTGACCCCCCACATGGCCCCCATGCATCAGCACAGCGGCCCCCTGCACCAGCCCCTGGCGCcggtgccagccctgcccttccAGGACGTGGCCGGACCCTCCTTCCTACCTCAGGCGCTACATCAGCAAtacctcctccagcagcagctcctcgAGGCACAGCACCGCCGGCTCATGCCCCATCCCAG GCGGGCTCAAGAGCGCATGTCTGTTCATCCTCACCGTCTGCACCCCAGCTTTGACTTCAGCCACCAACTGCAAACTCCACAACCCATGGGGCCCCAGCCCAGGTATTTAGCTGAAGGGACGGACTG GGACCTCAGCGTCGATGCAGGACTGACTCACACCCAGTTCCAGGTCCAGCCGGTCCCTCAGCCCTATCAGCATTACTTAGCTACACCTCGGATGCACCATTTCCCCAGAAGCACATCCTCGACACAGATA GTTGTTCACGAAATCAGAAATTACCCTTACCCTCAGCTTCAGTTACTTGCTCTTCATGGACTGAACCCAAGCAGGCACACGTCTGCTGTGCGGGAGAGCTATGAA gagctgctgcagctggaggataGGCTGGGCAGTGTGAGCCGGGGCACCGTCCAGAACACCATCGAGAGGTTTACCTTCCCCCACAAGTACAAGAAG AGAAGACCGCAGGAGGGCAAAGCTGAGCGAGAGGATGGAGAGGAGTCAGACACCGACGAGAAATGCACAATCTGTCTGTCCATGCTTGAAGATGGAGAAGATGTCAG GCGGTTGCCCTGTATGCATCTCTTCCACCAAGTGTGTGTGGACCAGTGGCTGGCCACCAGCAAGAAGTGCCCGATCTGCAGGGTGGACATTGAAACACAGCTCGGCTCAGACAGCTGA
- the LOC119140626 gene encoding E3 ubiquitin-protein ligase RNF165-like isoform X2 has protein sequence MVLVHVGYLVLPVFGSVRNRGAPFQRSQHPHATSCRHFHLGPQPQLSTDFTLPHAVQPQPGLTPHMAPMHQHSGPLHQPLAPVPALPFQDVAGPSFLPQALHQQYLLQQQLLEAQHRRLMPHPRRAQERMSVHPHRLHPSFDFSHQLQTPQPMGPQPRYLAEGTDWDLSVDAGLTHTQFQVQPVPQPYQHYLATPRMHHFPRSTSSTQIVVHEIRNYPYPQLQLLALHGLNPSRHTSAVRESYERRPQEGKAEREDGEESDTDEKCTICLSMLEDGEDVRRLPCMHLFHQVCVDQWLATSKKCPICRVDIETQLGSDS, from the exons GTGCTCCTTTTCAAAGGTCTCAGCATCCCCATGCTACCTCCTGCCGGCACTTCCACCTGGGTCCCCAGCCTCAGCTCTCCACCGACTTCACCCTGCCTCACGCAGTGCAGCCCCAGCCGGGGCTGACCCCCCACATGGCCCCCATGCATCAGCACAGCGGCCCCCTGCACCAGCCCCTGGCGCcggtgccagccctgcccttccAGGACGTGGCCGGACCCTCCTTCCTACCTCAGGCGCTACATCAGCAAtacctcctccagcagcagctcctcgAGGCACAGCACCGCCGGCTCATGCCCCATCCCAG GCGGGCTCAAGAGCGCATGTCTGTTCATCCTCACCGTCTGCACCCCAGCTTTGACTTCAGCCACCAACTGCAAACTCCACAACCCATGGGGCCCCAGCCCAGGTATTTAGCTGAAGGGACGGACTG GGACCTCAGCGTCGATGCAGGACTGACTCACACCCAGTTCCAGGTCCAGCCGGTCCCTCAGCCCTATCAGCATTACTTAGCTACACCTCGGATGCACCATTTCCCCAGAAGCACATCCTCGACACAGATA GTTGTTCACGAAATCAGAAATTACCCTTACCCTCAGCTTCAGTTACTTGCTCTTCATGGACTGAACCCAAGCAGGCACACGTCTGCTGTGCGGGAGAGCTATGAA AGAAGACCGCAGGAGGGCAAAGCTGAGCGAGAGGATGGAGAGGAGTCAGACACCGACGAGAAATGCACAATCTGTCTGTCCATGCTTGAAGATGGAGAAGATGTCAG GCGGTTGCCCTGTATGCATCTCTTCCACCAAGTGTGTGTGGACCAGTGGCTGGCCACCAGCAAGAAGTGCCCGATCTGCAGGGTGGACATTGAAACACAGCTCGGCTCAGACAGCTGA